From a single Methanobrevibacter sp. genomic region:
- a CDS encoding NAD-binding protein, which translates to MSEIRKIIEDLRKNKAGMRGILAIIIIFAYGILGSYFIMGLNINNSIYYTVITVATVGYGDIIPVTPLQKLFSTSLALTGLGLLAYIFTIIINSFEENLHDIRSGRHMEKRLAEMENHYILCGFGRVGTAVYEELMKRNQKVIIIEKNDEKLEDIEEDDNVIALHANATEDKTLKKLNIDKSLGVIVTTGSDVDNLFIVLTTRELYEDAWIISRASKKESIKRLKNAGANKVISPEVSGGNDIYFAAVQPNLVHITQNHGIDFLEREFEILKKHNCHLENIEYHFPGIRTPVTRTIGVLDEEEKDHFIDMVKNNPEVKESLDVMYNSVNGVHSHWISGPDKTHVDMAIEELKKEGNLLGINLDFKEINEFTKQFKE; encoded by the coding sequence ATGAGTGAAATAAGAAAAATTATTGAAGATTTGAGAAAAAATAAGGCAGGAATGCGTGGAATCCTCGCTATTATCATAATTTTTGCCTATGGGATTTTAGGATCTTATTTCATCATGGGCCTTAACATAAATAACTCAATTTATTATACAGTCATAACAGTGGCAACTGTAGGATATGGAGATATAATACCAGTTACTCCACTTCAAAAATTATTTTCTACTAGTTTAGCCCTAACAGGTCTAGGATTGCTTGCATATATATTTACCATTATTATTAATTCATTTGAAGAAAACCTACACGACATCAGGAGTGGAAGACATATGGAAAAAAGATTGGCTGAAATGGAAAACCATTATATTTTATGCGGTTTTGGAAGAGTAGGTACCGCAGTCTATGAAGAACTGATGAAAAGAAACCAGAAAGTAATCATAATTGAGAAGAATGATGAAAAATTGGAAGACATCGAAGAAGATGACAATGTCATTGCACTTCATGCAAATGCAACAGAAGACAAAACCCTTAAAAAGCTCAATATTGACAAGTCATTGGGAGTGATAGTGACAACCGGAAGCGATGTTGACAATCTGTTCATAGTCCTTACAACAAGGGAACTCTATGAAGACGCTTGGATCATATCAAGGGCAAGCAAAAAGGAAAGCATCAAAAGATTGAAGAATGCCGGTGCAAACAAGGTTATTTCCCCTGAAGTGAGTGGAGGAAACGACATATACTTTGCTGCCGTACAACCTAACTTGGTTCATATCACTCAAAATCATGGAATCGATTTCCTTGAAAGGGAATTTGAAATACTTAAAAAGCACAATTGCCATTTGGAAAATATAGAATACCATTTCCCAGGAATCAGAACCCCTGTTACCAGAACCATTGGAGTCTTGGATGAAGAGGAAAAGGACCATTTCATTGATATGGTCAAGAACAATCCAGAGGTTAAGGAATCCTTGGATGTCATGTACAATTCAGTGAATGGAGTCCATTCCCATTGGATATCCGGACCGGATAAGACTCATGTGGACATGGCCATTGAAGAACTAAAAAAAGAAGGAAACCTTTTAGGCATTAATTTAGACTTTAAGGAAATAAATGAGTTTACTAAACAATTTAAAGAGTAA
- the sfsA gene encoding DNA/RNA nuclease SfsA: protein MTDLVKAIFRKRANRFIVEAELDGEIVRAHLPNTGRCKELLVDGATVYLKPSDNPNRKTKYSLYLVENNGALVAMFSQQANSIVFDAIKEGKIKELLGYSILESEKTIGNSRIDIYLANEDSSNDGSKVIDETYVEVKSVTLIKDGVAQFPDAPTERGRKHLEELISLKKEGIRAVVFFLIEHPNGNSFRPNWENDPKFSQTLNKAYAEGVEILVYKTENTLESIELVGNSLDFSLEK, encoded by the coding sequence TTGACTGATTTGGTTAAAGCCATTTTTAGAAAAAGGGCCAATCGATTTATTGTGGAAGCAGAGCTTGATGGGGAAATTGTCAGGGCACACTTGCCGAATACAGGCAGATGCAAGGAGCTTTTGGTTGATGGTGCAACAGTTTATCTAAAGCCAAGTGACAATCCCAATAGAAAAACCAAATACTCTCTCTATTTGGTTGAAAACAATGGCGCTCTTGTTGCAATGTTTTCACAGCAAGCGAATAGTATTGTCTTTGATGCCATTAAAGAGGGAAAGATTAAGGAACTTTTAGGCTATTCCATTTTAGAATCTGAAAAGACAATTGGAAATTCAAGGATTGATATTTATTTGGCAAATGAAGACAGTTCAAATGATGGTTCAAAAGTCATTGATGAAACATATGTTGAAGTAAAGTCAGTCACCCTAATCAAGGATGGAGTTGCACAGTTTCCGGATGCCCCTACAGAAAGAGGCAGAAAGCATTTGGAAGAGCTTATTTCACTTAAAAAAGAAGGAATTAGGGCAGTTGTATTTTTCCTGATTGAACATCCAAACGGAAATAGCTTCAGGCCTAATTGGGAAAATGATCCCAAGTTTTCACAGACTCTAAACAAGGCATATGCCGAAGGTGTGGAAATTCTTGTCTATAAGACAGAAAATACCTTGGAAAGCATTGAATTAGTTGGAAATTCATTGGATTTTAGTTTGGAAAAATAG
- a CDS encoding transglutaminase family protein produces MKEYLAETKSIDYMNPHIQEKVQELKDQSYDDEDYIKRAYIFVRDEIPHSWDIQTNIVSRTASDALINETGICWTKSCLLAALLRANGIPSGISYQLLTIAEDDSLGHIVHALNTVYIKDSNKWIRLDARGNVGKEEDDFSLEKDYLAFSPRSEFGEIDFHDNNPDLDERLVNKLEETENLMEMNIDFEF; encoded by the coding sequence ATGAAGGAATATTTAGCGGAGACAAAAAGCATTGATTATATGAACCCACATATCCAAGAAAAGGTTCAGGAATTAAAAGATCAATCATATGATGATGAAGATTATATTAAAAGAGCTTATATCTTTGTCAGAGATGAAATTCCACACTCATGGGATATACAAACAAATATAGTTTCAAGGACAGCCAGTGATGCATTAATAAATGAGACAGGGATATGCTGGACAAAATCATGTCTTCTTGCAGCACTTCTTAGGGCAAATGGAATTCCATCAGGAATCAGTTATCAGTTGCTTACAATAGCTGAAGATGATAGTTTAGGTCATATTGTCCATGCCTTAAATACTGTGTATATTAAAGATTCAAATAAGTGGATTAGGCTTGATGCTCGTGGAAATGTTGGAAAGGAGGAGGATGATTTTAGTTTAGAAAAAGATTACTTGGCCTTTTCACCTAGAAGCGAATTTGGAGAAATTGATTTTCACGATAACAATCCTGATTTGGATGAAAGACTAGTTAATAAACTTGAGGAAACTGAGAATCTAATGGAAATGAATATAGATTTTGAGTTTTAA
- a CDS encoding MBL fold metallo-hydrolase, which produces MADSNSYLIDDSNGDDDYNYILVDTGTGQSNATLFSQIREIGIEPEDIDLIVNTHCHFDHVGGNDFFPNAKIAIHKIDAVALRDPDSELTVSSLFGSIVRKHDVDIELEEGERIADFEIISTPGHTSGGISLYDGEILICGDTIFANGGVGRMDIGGNPNDMKASLMRLKELDVEYLLPGHGPWVNNGNQHIKMSCMMMGIR; this is translated from the coding sequence ATGGCGGATTCCAATTCTTATCTAATCGATGATTCAAATGGGGATGATGATTACAATTACATATTGGTTGATACCGGAACAGGACAATCCAATGCAACATTATTCTCACAAATAAGGGAAATAGGAATTGAGCCAGAGGATATAGATCTTATTGTAAACACTCATTGCCATTTTGACCATGTTGGTGGTAATGACTTCTTTCCGAATGCAAAGATAGCCATTCATAAGATAGATGCTGTAGCATTGAGAGACCCTGACAGTGAATTGACCGTTTCCTCCTTGTTCGGTTCAATTGTCAGAAAGCATGATGTTGACATAGAACTTGAAGAGGGGGAAAGAATAGCTGATTTTGAAATCATTTCAACTCCTGGGCATACCTCTGGAGGAATATCCTTGTATGATGGTGAGATTCTCATTTGTGGTGATACAATCTTTGCAAATGGCGGTGTAGGTCGTATGGATATTGGTGGAAATCCAAATGACATGAAGGCATCATTGATGCGCTTGAAGGAATTGGATGTTGAATATCTGCTTCCAGGTCATGGCCCTTGGGTAAATAATGGAAATCAGCATATCAAAATGTCTTGCATGATGATGGGAATAAGATAA
- a CDS encoding UPF0104 family protein encodes MRGKKVIVFLIVGLIIMAVMLYFIGIDDVIRALEMSNLWFVLLAVCCQFFTYFLFTWRWNIINKTADMDLGIRKSLPMVLVSLAVNNITPSGRGGGEPVRAYLLAKEGNFKFEDTFATVIADRALDTFPFVILSILTIIGMIFTFSLDIAWIILLVLCVGGITALVILLLYVCINQSFGVKITSWVIRITRRFYKKFNEDTEKRIVEAVITFQSRMNALMRDKTIIYYALPLSFLIWIFEILRVYVVFLAFGADVSPILIGEVFIIASLVGMVPLLPGGLGAVDGIMILFYAAAGITPSISAAATVVERLISFWMTTSIGLLCLSMFGTSVLDRSFEMAENENEGDDELSEEGQKVLEQIDEDSTDDSLDSETEDPISEAKDEMEDEEVLEAEAVLEVVTEEEKEVLEETVQNQ; translated from the coding sequence ATGAGAGGCAAGAAAGTTATTGTATTCCTAATAGTCGGTTTGATAATAATGGCCGTAATGCTATACTTCATTGGTATAGATGATGTCATAAGGGCTTTAGAAATGTCAAACCTATGGTTTGTCTTATTGGCTGTTTGCTGTCAATTCTTCACTTATTTTCTGTTCACTTGGAGATGGAACATCATCAACAAGACCGCGGATATGGATTTGGGAATAAGAAAATCCCTTCCTATGGTATTGGTTAGCTTAGCTGTAAACAACATCACTCCAAGTGGCCGTGGCGGAGGAGAGCCTGTAAGAGCCTATCTTTTGGCAAAAGAGGGCAATTTTAAGTTTGAAGACACCTTTGCAACTGTCATTGCAGACAGGGCTTTGGATACTTTCCCATTCGTCATACTTTCCATTCTGACAATCATTGGAATGATATTCACCTTTTCGTTGGATATCGCATGGATTATCCTGTTGGTTCTCTGTGTTGGCGGAATCACCGCTTTGGTTATCCTATTGCTCTATGTGTGCATCAACCAATCCTTTGGTGTAAAGATCACATCATGGGTCATAAGGATAACCCGCAGATTCTATAAGAAATTCAATGAGGATACTGAAAAGAGGATTGTTGAGGCGGTCATAACTTTCCAATCCAGAATGAATGCATTGATGAGGGATAAGACCATTATCTATTATGCCTTGCCATTGTCCTTCCTCATTTGGATATTTGAAATCTTAAGGGTATATGTGGTCTTTTTAGCGTTTGGGGCAGATGTCTCTCCAATTCTCATTGGTGAAGTGTTCATCATAGCATCACTTGTCGGTATGGTCCCTCTTCTTCCAGGAGGTCTTGGTGCTGTAGACGGCATTATGATTCTGTTCTATGCTGCAGCAGGAATCACACCTTCAATCAGTGCGGCAGCTACTGTTGTGGAAAGATTGATTTCATTTTGGATGACAACTTCAATCGGATTGCTTTGCCTTTCAATGTTTGGAACTTCCGTATTGGACAGATCATTTGAAATGGCTGAAAATGAGAATGAAGGTGATGATGAGCTTTCTGAAGAAGGACAAAAGGTCTTGGAACAGATAGATGAGGATTCCACAGATGATTCTTTGGATAGTGAAACCGAAGATCCAATTTCTGAAGCTAAGGATGAGATGGAAGATGAAGAGGTTCTGGAAGCTGAAGCTGTTCTTGAAGTTGTAACTGAAGAAGAAAAAGAAGTCTTGGAAGAAACAGTTCAAAACCAGTAA
- a CDS encoding argininosuccinate synthase: protein MEKVVLAFSGGLDTTVCVKLLEEEYNYEVITACVDVGQPPEDLKKSQDSADKINTGKHYIIDAKDEFANEYIARGIKANAEYEGYPLSTALARPLIAMKIIEIAEKEGATAIAHGCTGKGNDQFRFEAIIRSMSDFDIIAPIREKNLTRTEEVAYVKEHGLNLAYDKIYSIDENLWGRAIEGDVLEDPANEPPEDIYEWTKSAEDAKDTPTKVSIEFEEGVPVAIDGEMMGLVDLIRKANEIAGENGVGRVDIIENRMIGLKSREIYEVPGAKLLIAAHRALEPLVLTVDELRFAEYMSTLYADMVYEALWQEPLREDIDQAIDHMQRRVSGEVVMKLFKGSMQPISRKSPFSLHSIEQITFEDKETDQREVEGMIKYHGLQAANYQKLNR from the coding sequence GAAAAAGTCGTTCTTGCATTCAGTGGAGGATTAGACACCACTGTATGCGTTAAATTATTGGAAGAGGAATATAATTACGAAGTAATTACCGCATGTGTTGATGTTGGCCAACCCCCTGAAGATTTAAAGAAATCTCAAGATTCTGCAGACAAGATCAACACAGGAAAACATTACATCATTGACGCAAAGGATGAATTTGCAAACGAATACATTGCAAGAGGAATCAAGGCAAATGCAGAATATGAAGGATACCCATTAAGCACTGCACTTGCAAGACCTTTGATTGCAATGAAAATCATTGAAATCGCTGAAAAGGAAGGTGCAACTGCAATCGCACACGGATGTACAGGAAAAGGAAATGACCAATTCAGATTTGAAGCCATCATCAGATCCATGTCTGACTTTGATATCATTGCCCCAATCAGAGAAAAGAACCTGACAAGAACTGAAGAAGTGGCTTATGTGAAGGAACATGGACTTAATTTGGCATATGATAAGATTTACAGTATTGATGAAAACCTTTGGGGAAGAGCTATTGAAGGTGACGTTCTTGAAGACCCTGCAAATGAGCCTCCTGAAGACATCTATGAATGGACTAAATCTGCAGAAGACGCTAAGGACACCCCTACCAAAGTAAGCATTGAATTTGAGGAAGGAGTTCCTGTAGCTATCGATGGAGAAATGATGGGACTTGTAGACTTGATCCGCAAGGCAAATGAGATTGCCGGTGAAAACGGTGTCGGTAGAGTGGACATCATCGAAAACAGAATGATCGGTCTTAAGAGCAGAGAAATCTATGAAGTTCCAGGTGCTAAACTCTTAATCGCTGCTCACAGAGCATTGGAACCATTGGTCTTGACTGTAGATGAATTGAGATTTGCAGAATACATGAGCACATTATACGCTGACATGGTTTACGAAGCATTATGGCAAGAGCCTTTAAGAGAGGACATCGATCAGGCTATCGACCATATGCAAAGAAGAGTCAGCGGAGAAGTCGTGATGAAACTCTTCAAAGGTTCCATGCAACCTATAAGCAGAAAGTCACCTTTCAGCTTACACAGCATTGAACAGATCACCTTTGAAGACAAGGAAACCGACCAAAGAGAAGTTGAAGGCATGATCAAATACCACGGTCTTCAAGCTGCAAACTATCAAAAATTAAATAGATAA
- a CDS encoding TrkA family potassium uptake protein, translating to MYIVIMGGGRVGLSLADRLIIHGYDVTIIESNEDLCDNASEELDAMVICGNGTDTKTLEEANIEEADVFVATTGNDESNLLSCILVKEYTDGKIIARVSNPDHEEAFKKVGIDKVISPERTAAGFLEKVITRPNVADLMAFGAGNAEILDMTIQNPKVFGKKVSEFSPTKDYIIISRNKGNHELEIPQPDDILSNGDKISILVKRNAFEKAEKKFMGAGGLFGF from the coding sequence ATGTATATTGTGATTATGGGCGGAGGTCGTGTAGGGCTTTCCCTTGCAGACCGTTTAATTATTCATGGTTATGATGTAACAATAATTGAAAGCAATGAAGACTTATGTGATAATGCTTCAGAAGAATTGGATGCAATGGTTATCTGCGGTAACGGAACAGATACAAAAACCTTGGAAGAAGCGAATATTGAGGAAGCTGATGTTTTTGTGGCAACTACAGGTAACGATGAATCAAACTTACTTTCTTGCATTTTAGTGAAAGAGTATACAGATGGAAAGATCATTGCAAGGGTAAGCAATCCTGACCACGAAGAAGCATTCAAGAAAGTCGGAATCGACAAGGTAATCAGCCCTGAAAGAACTGCTGCAGGATTCCTTGAGAAAGTCATTACAAGACCGAATGTAGCTGACTTGATGGCATTTGGTGCGGGTAATGCAGAGATATTGGATATGACAATTCAAAATCCAAAGGTATTTGGAAAGAAAGTTTCCGAATTCTCACCAACTAAGGATTATATCATCATATCCAGAAACAAAGGCAACCACGAATTGGAAATTCCTCAACCGGATGACATCTTAAGCAATGGTGACAAGATTTCCATTCTTGTAAAAAGAAACGCCTTTGAAAAAGCAGAAAAGAAATTTATGGGTGCAGGAGGATTATTCGGATTTTAA
- the fhcD gene encoding formylmethanofuran--tetrahydromethanopterin N-formyltransferase gives MEINGVEIKDTFAEGFGIKVTRILVTAATPRLAKIAATEATGYGTSVIGCPAEAGIDCFVPAECTPDGRPGYAIMICQGGKKALDHELMERIGMCVLTAPTAAAFNLLESEETLKTGNKLKFFGDGYEKECCIDGRKVHSIPIMSGDFIVESEFGYKDGVAGGNFFILARDVMAGVKAAQLAVKAISHVPGTITPFPGGMVASGSKVGSNKYSKFLNASTNEKMCVTLKDQVDSDIRPDADGVFEIVIDGVDEESVKAAMKAGIMAACTVDGVLEISAGNFDGKLGSYIMKLHELFE, from the coding sequence ATGGAAATTAACGGTGTAGAAATTAAAGATACTTTCGCAGAAGGTTTCGGAATTAAAGTAACTAGAATCTTAGTAACTGCAGCAACTCCAAGACTTGCAAAAATCGCAGCAACTGAAGCAACTGGTTACGGAACTTCTGTAATCGGATGTCCTGCTGAAGCAGGTATTGACTGTTTTGTACCAGCTGAATGTACTCCTGACGGAAGACCTGGTTACGCAATCATGATCTGTCAAGGTGGTAAAAAAGCACTCGACCACGAATTAATGGAAAGAATCGGTATGTGTGTTTTAACCGCTCCTACTGCAGCTGCATTCAACTTACTTGAATCTGAAGAAACCTTAAAAACCGGTAACAAACTCAAATTCTTCGGTGACGGTTACGAAAAAGAATGCTGCATTGACGGCAGAAAAGTACACTCCATTCCAATCATGTCCGGTGACTTCATTGTAGAATCCGAATTCGGTTACAAAGATGGTGTAGCTGGAGGAAACTTCTTCATCTTAGCTAGAGACGTAATGGCTGGAGTTAAAGCTGCTCAATTAGCTGTAAAAGCAATTTCCCACGTACCTGGTACCATCACTCCATTCCCTGGTGGTATGGTTGCTTCCGGTTCCAAAGTAGGATCCAACAAATATTCCAAATTCTTAAACGCATCCACTAACGAAAAAATGTGTGTAACCTTAAAAGACCAAGTCGACTCTGACATCAGACCAGATGCTGATGGTGTATTTGAAATCGTTATTGATGGTGTAGATGAAGAATCTGTAAAAGCAGCTATGAAAGCAGGTATTATGGCAGCTTGTACCGTTGACGGAGTACTTGAAATCAGTGCAGGTAACTTTGACGGTAAATTAGGTAGTTACATCATGAAATTACACGAATTATTTGAATAA
- a CDS encoding TrkH family potassium uptake protein, giving the protein MKRKYITKADLFVVLHYLGYIMQGLGVVLLAPILVALVYGEYIKVSAFLIPCFTSFVIGTYFTNKFKGYNKLRLKHGMLISSFAWLWASLIGASIMALSLDIHFVDALFENMSAWTGSGMTFFVNVEILPKSILFLRSLEQWIGGLGIVIIFIGILIRSGTAAARLYKSEAREEKIKPNIANTLRKALEIYLIYTALGIFLFILAGLPIFDSINLTFTSISTGGMSIKNANVGFYQNDLVYIISMFLMIVGATSFTIHYRIAKTKGKALLKDVQFQLMISLIILASAIILVTNKMVPIEEIFTVISAITTTGANVVPAHELATWKSSSLIILMVLMVIGGSSGSTVGGMKLIRVITVLKGMNLTVTNLVSPEGRVVSTRIGGKKINEREIKEASGYMVIFFMFLVFGWLVMTLYGYDPFTALFDVVSLISNNGLSTGIVFGGLPLPVKLTLIFLMWIGRLEIIPVLVVFRTIGGLISPRRIKNSMRNGHNE; this is encoded by the coding sequence ATGAAAAGGAAATATATCACTAAAGCAGATTTATTCGTTGTGCTCCATTACTTAGGGTACATAATGCAAGGGTTAGGAGTTGTATTGTTAGCTCCGATCTTAGTTGCATTGGTGTATGGAGAGTATATTAAAGTGAGCGCTTTTTTAATTCCCTGCTTTACTTCATTTGTTATAGGAACCTATTTCACTAACAAATTTAAAGGCTATAACAAGCTTAGGCTAAAGCATGGAATGCTGATATCATCCTTTGCATGGCTATGGGCTTCACTTATCGGAGCTTCAATCATGGCCCTTTCATTAGATATCCACTTTGTCGATGCCCTTTTTGAAAACATGTCCGCATGGACAGGAAGTGGAATGACTTTTTTTGTAAATGTTGAAATCTTGCCTAAATCCATCCTATTCTTAAGAAGCTTGGAACAATGGATAGGTGGATTAGGAATTGTAATCATATTCATCGGAATTTTAATCAGGTCAGGTACTGCAGCGGCCAGATTATACAAATCAGAAGCTAGAGAAGAAAAGATCAAGCCGAACATTGCAAACACCTTAAGGAAAGCTTTGGAAATCTACCTGATTTATACTGCACTGGGAATATTTCTTTTCATTCTGGCGGGACTTCCTATCTTTGATTCCATAAACCTCACATTCACCAGCATTTCCACTGGAGGAATGTCCATTAAAAATGCAAATGTGGGTTTCTATCAGAATGACTTGGTATACATCATCAGCATGTTCCTGATGATTGTAGGTGCAACCAGCTTTACAATCCACTATAGGATTGCAAAAACAAAAGGAAAGGCACTTTTAAAGGATGTTCAATTCCAATTGATGATTTCCCTAATTATCCTAGCAAGTGCGATCATTTTAGTGACAAACAAGATGGTGCCTATTGAAGAGATATTCACAGTCATATCTGCAATTACAACTACCGGTGCGAATGTTGTGCCTGCCCACGAACTTGCCACATGGAAAAGCTCCTCCCTTATCATTCTAATGGTCTTGATGGTTATTGGAGGTTCTTCAGGGTCCACAGTAGGTGGTATGAAACTCATTAGGGTCATTACAGTCCTTAAAGGAATGAATCTGACTGTAACTAACTTGGTCTCACCTGAAGGAAGAGTTGTTAGCACAAGGATTGGTGGGAAGAAGATTAATGAAAGAGAAATTAAAGAGGCTTCTGGATATATGGTCATCTTCTTCATGTTTTTAGTCTTCGGATGGCTGGTTATGACATTGTACGGATATGATCCGTTTACAGCACTCTTTGACGTTGTATCCCTTATAAGCAATAATGGATTAAGCACTGGAATAGTCTTCGGAGGATTGCCTCTTCCTGTAAAACTGACATTGATCTTCCTGATGTGGATTGGCAGATTGGAAATCATTCCTGTCTTAGTGGTATTCAGAACAATTGGAGGACTGATTAGTCCTAGAAGAATTAAAAATTCAATGAGAAATGGGCATAATGAATGA
- a CDS encoding NAD(P)H-hydrate dehydratase, whose product MDPIDMMTTDYNCEYLGLSRLCLMENAGKSLSDEVATLSTFKFSKPVKVIIFTGSGGNGGDGFVAARHLLNRGFEVEVYCLNSLDEIKSEDAFTNLEILMNMEPRVSRLSVDFIKDSSDLDKLDFDSNSEYIVLDCLLGTGIKGKLRTKVRKTVEIINEINGIKIAVDAPSGLDPLTGEISDIAVNADYTVSFHKIKTGVKLAGEEKTGGVITCDIGIPIEAELFVEGGDLLRLKNRANDSHKGNNGKVLIVGGSKDYYGAPAISAKAAIATGVDLTYIYTPRNAAIPIKSFSEDFIVTEAKGDYLSLEDLDDILELASKVDAVLLGPGSSQMEETGKLFNVLAMKIDKPLVLDADALKLVDISLVSKKEDLIITPHLSEFRSFFKDIPSEDLDKLEKIVKLSNKDNLDFRKVNDKIDGLHKITKNINGSVILKGKYDFIFNGNRLKINRTGNPGMTVGGTGDALAGICLSLLSQGLNSFDAALLAPYLNGKAGDLAYEAQGYGFGAQDLTQYLGAVMSDLIE is encoded by the coding sequence ATGGATCCAATAGATATGATGACAACAGACTATAATTGTGAATATTTAGGGCTTTCTCGATTGTGCTTGATGGAGAATGCAGGCAAATCATTGTCAGATGAGGTGGCAACCCTTTCAACTTTCAAGTTTTCAAAGCCAGTGAAGGTTATCATTTTCACAGGTTCTGGTGGAAATGGTGGAGACGGGTTTGTCGCAGCAAGGCATTTATTGAACAGAGGCTTTGAAGTCGAAGTGTATTGTTTAAATTCCTTAGATGAGATAAAGTCTGAGGATGCATTCACAAACCTTGAAATACTCATGAATATGGAACCGAGAGTTTCACGATTGTCTGTTGATTTCATTAAGGATTCTTCAGATTTGGACAAGCTTGATTTTGATTCCAATAGTGAGTATATAGTACTTGATTGTCTTCTTGGAACTGGAATCAAGGGAAAGCTCAGAACAAAGGTTAGAAAAACAGTGGAGATCATCAATGAAATAAACGGCATAAAGATAGCAGTGGATGCCCCTTCAGGTTTGGATCCATTAACTGGAGAGATATCAGACATTGCTGTAAATGCTGACTATACCGTAAGCTTTCATAAGATCAAGACCGGTGTCAAATTGGCAGGTGAGGAAAAGACCGGCGGAGTCATCACCTGTGATATTGGAATTCCTATAGAAGCTGAATTGTTTGTTGAAGGTGGCGATTTGCTTAGACTGAAGAACAGGGCCAATGATTCCCATAAGGGAAACAATGGCAAGGTCCTGATTGTAGGGGGAAGCAAGGATTATTATGGTGCCCCTGCAATTTCAGCTAAGGCAGCCATTGCAACAGGTGTTGACTTGACTTATATCTACACTCCAAGGAATGCGGCAATTCCTATAAAATCATTCTCTGAAGATTTCATTGTAACTGAAGCAAAAGGAGATTATCTTTCCCTTGAGGACTTGGATGATATTTTGGAACTTGCTTCAAAGGTGGATGCTGTTCTATTAGGTCCAGGTTCAAGTCAAATGGAAGAGACTGGAAAGCTATTCAATGTATTGGCAATGAAAATAGACAAGCCATTGGTTTTGGATGCAGATGCATTGAAATTGGTTGATATTTCTTTAGTCTCTAAAAAAGAGGATTTGATTATCACACCTCATTTGTCAGAGTTCAGGTCTTTCTTTAAGGATATTCCAAGTGAGGATTTGGATAAGCTTGAAAAGATAGTTAAATTAAGCAATAAGGATAATCTCGACTTTAGAAAAGTCAATGACAAGATTGATGGTTTGCACAAGATTACTAAAAACATTAACGGTTCAGTCATATTGAAAGGCAAATATGATTTTATCTTCAATGGAAACAGATTGAAGATCAATAGGACAGGAAATCCTGGAATGACTGTTGGCGGAACAGGAGATGCATTGGCGGGAATTTGTCTCAGCTTATTGTCCCAAGGATTGAATAGCTTTGATGCGGCATTGCTTGCCCCTTATCTAAATGGAAAGGCTGGAGATTTGGCCTATGAGGCACAGGGATACGGCTTTGGAGCTCAGGATCTGACTCAGTATTTAGGTGCAGTGATGAGTGATTTGATTGAATAA
- the hjc gene encoding Holliday junction resolvase Hjc translates to MAKKGSAEERDLVHKLWDRNFAAMRAPASGGATKKPLPDVIAGNGKIYLAIEVKTTTKDKIYIDSPQIDALVEFSETFGANPYLGVKFKYTKWFFLSPDLIEKTRNGNYKVEKDYCLEKAYEIDEICGFDKQMKF, encoded by the coding sequence ATGGCTAAAAAAGGTTCAGCTGAAGAAAGGGATTTGGTTCACAAATTATGGGATAGAAATTTTGCTGCTATGAGAGCTCCAGCATCTGGAGGAGCCACTAAAAAACCATTGCCTGATGTCATTGCAGGAAATGGCAAGATTTACTTGGCTATTGAAGTGAAGACTACTACTAAAGACAAGATTTATATTGATTCTCCTCAAATTGATGCTTTAGTGGAGTTTTCAGAGACTTTTGGTGCAAACCCATATCTTGGTGTCAAATTCAAATACACAAAATGGTTCTTTTTATCTCCAGACTTAATCGAGAAAACCAGAAATGGAAATTATAAGGTGGAGAAGGATTATTGTTTGGAAAAGGCATATGAGATTGATGAGATCTGTGGCTTTGACAAGCAAATGAAATTTTAA